AGGATTAATAAACTCCACGTAAACAGGCTGCATTTTGAATGTTGCTCCTGTAAACCAACAGGTTATTTATTTCTAATCTTCAAAATATAACAAGAACACAAGTAAGAGTTATAGAAGTGATCATTTATTTCACTGGTCAGCAGACGGTAGAACAGGAGGAGCTGCATGTAGGATGTATACGTGTCATAAAGGACACGCGTTTTTATGTTAAAGTTATCAGGAAAAAACGCGTTTTAACTGGTTCCAAAGCGTGCTGTGAAGCGGGGATGCGTCCGGGAGCAGAACAGAACCTCCGTGTCGGGTCAGTTTTAATTGTTCCAGCGACTGTACGGGTTTTGGTTGATGTAACGCGCCGCTGCTTGGGCCTGAGAGGCGACCACTGAGATtacaatgatgaaaatgaggacGATGACGCAGGCGAGGACCGTGGCCCAGATGTTCAGGCACTTTGCGGTGTTGCCGTAGTGACGGGCACCCTCCACATCTCCGACCCACTTCCGGTCTCTGGCCTGTCGGAACCAAAGTAGAATGATTGTGAAAGTGATCCTAAACCACACGGCTGTATTAatgcccccctcctccccccagtGACCGGACCGAGAACACGGGGACGCACGAATGGGCTCAACGCGCATCACATttcattctttacatttttcctgTTTCCAGGGTAACAGTTCGACCATTTGGTGATTTCGAATagcaaatatttcattttattaatttttaattgttacAGTTCTGATTTTACACAAATAATGaaagatcttcttcttctagtggcagcttttaaattttatttctggggaggcaaaacttgcaattcatgtgaccaggaagaggagaactgaaaacaataccgttcaggaagcagctactgttttttgctgtaacatcagatgtcgcttaaaactagaatttggtttctataaattaaaaaaagacctaaataactttaggaacatctggtgttacaaaaatgtcctatgaactttagttgatgaccacctcacttttgcaaacttcctgttataatgtactaatttttatattgtatttccatttgtttcttggtgtttactgtttttgagtgtttagtgtttttgaaatttcatctaatgaaaaattgtaaaatgttctaaatgttctaaatgttctaaatgttaaatgtgattgaagtttttttttttttttttttttttaaaacttcttctgaggcactttagcgcttcatctaatgtaaaattgcaaaatgtttgaatgtgattaaagtgtttttgcaaaaatcaaaaaatcctctcctcctttcggcttttcccctcagtTGTCGCCCCAGCGAATCAatcgcctccatctaaccctgtcttcagcatcctcttcactcacaccaactaccttcatgtcctcttacattaaaataatgaaagttatttttaaaaattttccatTATATCGAAATATATAATGACAGTTCGACCATTTGATGATTTCAgaataataaatatttcttttttatattttttatattttttttattttatttaatttttaatttaaaatgcaacATCTTAGAATTTTACGCAAATAATGAACgttgtgatgtaaaaaaaaatacatgaaaactttgaagaaaaaaactccTCATCTGCATCTAAAGTGTTAAAATATAACAGAATACAAgactaaattattattattttaattaatgttaGACAATACCAGATTTGCGCACAAAGGATTTACGGAATGAGGCGTTCAGGGACTCACCTTGATGGAGTAAACGAGAGCTGCCAATCCGAGGCAGCAGGGGTTGGAGTAAAAGAAGCAGCAGAGGGaccagatgatgtggtccttgGGGGGCTCGGTGGTCACGTTCACGGTGGTGTACTGGACCACCGTGGGTCCGGGCTGACCATCATACTTGCCATGCAGGCCAACCGCCTCCCCCGGGTGACCCACGGGATTCATGTCTGAGCTGAAGTGCGGGTGAGAAGAGCAGaactctgggggagatgaagctGTGAGAAATTTAAGTAGTGATAACTTCCCGATTCTATAAGACTCAGCCCCGGAGATGTCTAtatacccccacccccacccaccccccctcacacacacatacccctCATGACCACCCTCCATACATACattcaccaaaataaaacatacagacgtgtaatagaataaaatgtctttacATTTGTGTCCAgatggttttttattttttttaaaaataaacttttttttattttatttttaaatttttttgtgcatttctcAGTTAccgcatttattttatttatttatatagtttgTCTTTTGAggtttctgtcttgttttcttcACCGGAAACTGAACACAGCGCGTCTTTTTGTCTTCATGCGTCCTGAACGTGAACAAAGATGAGCGCtagattgaaaatgaaaaagaaaaggtttagAAATGAGGTTTAAATGAGCGCCGTATTTGAAGATGCAAGTAAAACCTTGCAAACGTTTCGAAACTGTATGAGCATGAAAAAAACGGAGTCCTcgggttttttttgcagcaaaaagaaaacaacagcaaGTCCTCAAGTCATTAAAAATGGGAAAGGTATTTAGAATATTAGTAATTAGGAACATAATCAAACAAAATTAGTAAATATAATCATGAATTCAAATGAATTGTGAATTAAGACTAAAAACTATACATGAGAAATAATCcgacaaattattttatttgatggaGCGCttttcaaacaggaaatgaagttCAGAGAAAGGATGTTTGACTAAAGACAAGAGGataaaaacaagatgaaaaatG
This region of Antennarius striatus isolate MH-2024 chromosome 4, ASM4005453v1, whole genome shotgun sequence genomic DNA includes:
- the LOC137593363 gene encoding dispanin subfamily A member 2b-like, producing the protein MNPVGHPGEAVGLHGKYDGQPGPTVVQYTTVNVTTEPPKDHIIWSLCCFFYSNPCCLGLAALVYSIKARDRKWVGDVEGARHYGNTAKCLNIWATVLACVIVLIFIIVISVVASQAQAAARYINQNPYSRWNN